The Drosophila bipectinata strain 14024-0381.07 chromosome 2L, DbipHiC1v2, whole genome shotgun sequence genome has a segment encoding these proteins:
- the vir-1 gene encoding uncharacterized protein vir-1 isoform X1 codes for MDPLLEMTQKEVERMQGEGVEQDHEDKASLEMKQKKEREEFDSSDDEDAEATTPVEMGDAFNEEWAEFDQEGDQDQDHELDIEADAGNELNNEIDIEENFVPVDLSNDIAVNDFAAADPDFPLNPDAEIIVGPAVGRTMPMFEKLSLGEASK; via the coding sequence ATGGACCCTCTTCTCGAAATGACACAAAAGGAAGTCGAACGGATGCAAGGTGAAGGAGTGGAGCAGGATCACGAGGACAAGGCGTCCTTGGAGATGAAGCAGAAGAAAGAGCGAGAGGAGTTCGATTCGTCAGATGATGAAGATGCCGAGGCCACAACCCCAGTTGAAATGGGCGATGCCTTCAACGAGGAGTGGGCTGAGTTTGACCAGGAAGGAGATCAGGACCAGGATCACGAGCTGGATATCGAAGCTGATGCTGGGAATGAGCTGAACAACGAAATCGACATTGAGGAGAATTTCGTGCCCGTTGACCTCTCCAATGACATAGCTGTCAACGATTTTGCTGCCGCTGACCCAGACTTCCCACTGAATCCTGATGCTGAGATCATTGTGGGTCCCGCTGTAGGCCGGACTATGCCCATGTTTGAGAAGCTCTCTCTGGGAGAGGCTTCCAAATAG